One Leptolyngbya iicbica LK genomic window carries:
- a CDS encoding ABC transporter substrate-binding protein codes for MTSRWLLSSFGIVLAGAIAACSTNSATPEAASPEAAPTQTTTTAQPAASPASVQKIVTLTSLTTDIIHTLDQDTLVGIPGSSILQEDTRFAELAVVSTGRAEPDLEKIVALEPDLVIGAKGFHDKSLARLEELGVTTLAVDVTGWDTLATLTQELAQQIGADPQPLLDRYDACLAKAPENSPSAIVLVSRQPLLSPNKDSWAGDFLEQFNIQNLTADLQGESPFDGYVTVSEEKLLTTNPDVLLVVDTGEDLLAQLKGDPFWGQLKATQSNAVETLDYFGIVNPGSLASIEATCDRLSQL; via the coding sequence ATGACATCTCGTTGGTTACTCAGCAGTTTCGGCATCGTATTGGCAGGCGCGATCGCAGCCTGTTCGACTAACAGCGCTACTCCAGAAGCTGCCAGTCCTGAGGCTGCGCCCACGCAGACGACCACAACCGCGCAGCCAGCAGCATCGCCAGCATCAGTCCAAAAGATCGTGACCCTCACGTCGCTGACCACCGACATCATCCACACGCTGGATCAAGACACCTTAGTCGGCATTCCTGGGAGTTCGATTTTGCAAGAAGACACCCGATTTGCGGAACTCGCAGTGGTGAGCACAGGCCGCGCTGAACCCGACTTAGAAAAAATTGTCGCCCTGGAACCCGATCTGGTCATTGGCGCTAAGGGATTCCACGATAAATCGCTGGCTCGTCTGGAGGAACTCGGGGTCACCACACTGGCAGTGGATGTCACGGGTTGGGATACCTTAGCCACCCTGACCCAAGAGTTGGCCCAGCAAATCGGTGCCGATCCGCAACCGCTGCTCGATCGCTATGACGCTTGTCTCGCCAAAGCGCCAGAAAATTCACCCAGCGCGATTGTGCTGGTGAGTCGCCAGCCGCTACTGTCGCCCAACAAAGATAGCTGGGCGGGCGATTTCCTGGAACAGTTCAACATTCAAAATCTCACCGCTGACCTGCAGGGCGAAAGCCCCTTTGATGGCTACGTCACGGTATCCGAAGAGAAGCTTTTGACCACGAACCCCGATGTGCTGCTAGTGGTCGACACGGGCGAAGATTTACTAGCTCAACTCAAAGGCGATCCGTTTTGGGGACAGCTTAAGGCCACGCAATCCAATGCGGTCGAAACATTGGACTATTTTGGCATCGTGAATCCGGGGAGTCTGGCCAGTATTGAGGCCACGTGCGATCGCCTGTCTCAACTTTGA
- a CDS encoding TonB-dependent hemoglobin/transferrin/lactoferrin family receptor yields MNSSSFLLRIFLISAAFSSFAYWELSRTAIASILPTAGSEALAKGSDTIEKTPSEESTALSSVWSESQISNSMEESSNRNESYLSFGRTVAQSLPPAQESEDEPEAAIAPLVSPTNVEDLPGSASPSTFATEAQALSAPATGVDATAPQAPAVVAQTSEDEDEADEESDDIEFVGDTIRLTVTGTRTPVRIDELPATVTVFELEDIEFYQFQNLRDLLRYEPGVSVRDNPQFGLQDVNIRGLEGNRILFQLDGIRLPERFEFGPFNLGRGDFVDFATLQAVEVLRGPASTLYGSDALGGVVSYRSLEPRDLLGEDDDFAADVSTTFLSETGGFDNVGRLAFRQDDEEGVLVISRRDGREPDSFADSEFVDSLDSEGTTFYGNFVGHLSPVSRVSFIAEDFSRFTRRNEAAGNLTLNLTEEEDILIDRSRLSLTYEYDDPDSPSFLNYARGQIFYQDAGTREILRETRASGAGAFTGQPVFRETENEFIADSFGGDVQLRSDFTTGSANHRLTYGVDVSSTFNTRPRDRTQTNLITGESTNVIPPDVFPVKDFPDGDTLRVGAYIQDEIEIGQFDIIAGLRFDYYDLQTDPDEDFSRNGAESVDLDASALSPRLAVLYQASPAISLYGQYARGFRAPLYSEINSGFTNLTGRFFKYETLSNPDLEPETSNSFEVGVRGNFPQFDFGVTGFYNTYDNFIETFVEAGERCLVPADPCPRGGRAGTQVVTQFQTQNVAEARIWGIELSGEYRFSPDPHGFSILGSFAFAQGDNQTEDEPLETIDPITGVLGLRYRAPDDRWRAEFLSTFVGEARVADDSDRFTPDAYVLFDLIGSYNPIPDLGLSLGIYNLFNEEYYVYSDVRNQPEDAPDIQRFSQPGTNVRLGVSYRF; encoded by the coding sequence ATGAATTCGTCGTCATTCTTATTGAGAATTTTTCTAATCAGTGCCGCCTTTTCTAGCTTTGCCTACTGGGAATTAAGCCGCACTGCGATCGCTAGCATTCTCCCCACAGCTGGGTCAGAAGCCTTGGCAAAAGGCTCTGACACAATCGAAAAAACGCCATCCGAGGAGTCTACCGCGTTGTCCTCCGTCTGGTCTGAATCACAGATCTCCAACTCGATGGAGGAGTCCTCAAACAGGAATGAATCCTATCTAAGCTTCGGTCGGACAGTCGCCCAATCGTTGCCGCCTGCCCAGGAGTCTGAGGACGAGCCGGAAGCCGCGATCGCCCCTCTAGTCAGCCCCACCAATGTGGAGGATTTGCCTGGTTCCGCCTCTCCATCGACCTTCGCCACCGAGGCCCAAGCCTTATCCGCCCCGGCAACCGGGGTCGATGCGACTGCGCCTCAGGCCCCCGCTGTCGTTGCCCAGACCAGCGAAGATGAGGACGAAGCGGATGAAGAATCCGACGATATTGAATTTGTCGGCGATACCATCCGCTTAACCGTCACCGGCACCCGCACGCCCGTGCGCATCGATGAATTACCCGCCACCGTGACGGTGTTTGAGCTAGAGGATATTGAGTTTTACCAATTCCAAAATCTGCGCGATCTCCTGCGTTATGAACCCGGCGTTTCGGTGCGAGACAATCCGCAATTCGGTTTGCAGGATGTCAATATTCGCGGCCTGGAAGGCAACCGCATTCTGTTTCAGTTGGACGGCATTCGATTGCCCGAGCGCTTTGAGTTTGGGCCTTTCAATTTGGGCCGCGGGGACTTTGTCGACTTTGCCACGCTGCAAGCCGTGGAGGTTTTACGAGGCCCCGCCTCTACGCTCTACGGTAGCGATGCTTTGGGTGGGGTCGTGTCGTACCGTTCGTTGGAACCCAGGGATCTGCTGGGCGAGGATGACGATTTCGCCGCTGATGTGTCCACCACATTTTTGAGTGAAACTGGCGGCTTTGACAACGTAGGCCGCCTGGCGTTCCGTCAAGATGACGAAGAAGGGGTACTGGTCATCAGCCGCCGCGATGGTCGCGAGCCTGATTCCTTTGCCGATAGTGAGTTTGTCGACTCTCTGGATTCTGAAGGCACGACCTTTTACGGCAACTTTGTCGGCCATCTCAGTCCGGTAAGCCGCGTGAGCTTTATCGCTGAGGATTTCAGCCGCTTTACCCGTCGCAATGAGGCGGCGGGCAATCTCACTCTGAATCTGACCGAGGAGGAAGACATCCTGATCGATCGCTCACGCTTGAGTCTCACCTATGAATACGACGACCCTGACAGTCCTTCCTTTCTGAATTACGCTCGCGGGCAGATTTTCTACCAAGATGCGGGGACCCGTGAGATTCTTCGGGAGACTCGCGCTTCCGGAGCCGGGGCCTTTACCGGTCAGCCCGTTTTTCGGGAAACGGAAAATGAATTCATCGCCGATAGTTTTGGCGGCGATGTGCAACTCCGCAGCGACTTTACGACCGGCAGTGCCAACCACCGCCTGACTTATGGTGTGGATGTTTCTAGCACCTTTAACACGCGTCCCCGCGATCGCACGCAAACCAACCTCATCACTGGCGAATCGACCAATGTGATTCCCCCGGATGTGTTTCCGGTAAAAGATTTTCCCGATGGCGATACGCTGCGGGTTGGCGCGTACATCCAAGACGAAATCGAGATTGGTCAGTTTGACATCATTGCCGGCCTGCGGTTCGACTACTACGACTTGCAGACTGACCCGGACGAAGACTTTAGCCGCAACGGAGCAGAATCGGTCGATCTCGACGCTTCGGCCTTGTCACCTCGCCTGGCGGTGCTTTATCAGGCGAGTCCCGCAATCTCTCTCTATGGACAGTATGCCCGCGGCTTCCGCGCCCCGCTTTATAGCGAAATCAACAGCGGCTTTACCAACCTGACCGGGAGATTCTTCAAATACGAAACCCTGTCTAACCCAGATTTAGAGCCAGAAACCAGTAATAGCTTTGAAGTCGGTGTGCGGGGCAATTTCCCGCAGTTTGATTTTGGCGTGACGGGGTTCTACAACACCTACGACAACTTCATCGAGACCTTTGTGGAGGCGGGCGAGCGCTGCTTGGTGCCCGCTGATCCCTGTCCGCGGGGAGGGAGAGCGGGGACTCAAGTGGTCACTCAGTTCCAGACCCAAAATGTCGCGGAGGCCCGCATTTGGGGCATTGAACTCAGCGGGGAATATCGGTTTAGCCCTGACCCGCACGGATTCAGTATTTTAGGCAGTTTTGCCTTTGCCCAGGGCGACAACCAAACCGAAGATGAACCCCTGGAAACCATTGACCCGATTACCGGGGTGCTGGGGTTGCGCTATCGCGCCCCTGATGATCGCTGGCGGGCTGAGTTTCTCAGCACCTTTGTGGGCGAAGCGCGGGTTGCCGACGATAGCGATCGCTTCACCCCTGATGCTTACGTCCTGTTTGATCTGATCGGCAGCTACAATCCCATCCCTGATTTGGGGCTGAGTCTGGGTATCTACAACCTCTTCAACGAGGAATATTACGTCTATTCCGACGTCCGCAACCAGCCCGAAGATGCCCCCGACATTCAGCGCTTTTCGCAGCCGGGCACGAATGTCCGCCTGGGCGTCAGCTATCGCTTTTAA
- a CDS encoding ABC transporter ATP-binding protein produces MPLEVRNLAGGYGDRPIIEAVNLALAHGEWLSLLGANGSGKSTLLRVMSRILKPQAGVALLDGRDIHQLSPAAAARKLALLPQQQILPEGLTVEQLVSLGRSPHQPWWQWELDAAGRAQVEQALHWTEIEHYRDRAVAELSGGERQRAFLALALAQDPKVLLLDEPTTFLDLHYQFQLLELLRRLNQQQGLSIITVLHDINLAARYSDRLALLRQGHLWSVGPATAMLTPENLRAVFDIEVDLIHTAVGLQICPLAAASPSITRIPAPT; encoded by the coding sequence ATGCCGTTAGAAGTTCGGAATTTAGCGGGGGGCTATGGCGATCGCCCCATCATTGAAGCGGTCAACCTGGCGCTAGCCCATGGGGAATGGCTCAGTTTGCTCGGGGCCAATGGTTCGGGCAAGTCCACTCTGTTGCGGGTGATGAGCCGCATCCTCAAACCCCAGGCCGGGGTGGCGCTGCTAGATGGGCGCGACATTCACCAACTTTCCCCCGCTGCTGCCGCCCGCAAACTAGCGCTGCTGCCGCAACAGCAAATTCTGCCAGAGGGATTGACCGTTGAGCAATTGGTGAGTTTGGGGCGATCGCCCCATCAGCCCTGGTGGCAATGGGAACTGGATGCAGCGGGGCGCGCCCAGGTTGAGCAAGCCCTGCACTGGACGGAGATTGAGCATTACCGCGATCGCGCCGTTGCCGAACTTTCCGGCGGGGAACGGCAGCGGGCGTTTTTGGCTTTAGCCCTAGCGCAAGATCCCAAAGTCCTGCTGCTGGACGAACCCACCACCTTTCTAGATTTGCATTATCAGTTCCAGCTCCTGGAACTCCTGAGGCGACTGAACCAGCAGCAAGGCCTCTCGATCATCACGGTGCTACACGATATTAATCTGGCGGCGCGGTACAGCGATCGCCTCGCCCTGCTGCGACAAGGTCACCTTTGGAGCGTCGGTCCTGCGACCGCAATGCTGACCCCCGAAAACCTACGCGCAGTGTTCGATATCGAAGTGGATCTCATCCACACCGCTGTGGGCCTGCAAATTTGCCCACTGGCGGCAGCCTCACCTTCTATAACCCGAATACCGGCACCAACCTAG